Below is a window of Streptomyces sp. NBC_00223 DNA.
GGACGGCCAGACCGTCCAGGCCTTCGTCGACGAGGCGAACGCCACCCTCGGCGAGAAGATCGTGCTGGACCGCTTCGCGCAGTTCTCCGGCGCCTACGTGACCTCCTACCTGCACCGCACCAGCCCGGACCTGCCCCCGCAGGTCGGTGTCCTGGTCGAGCTGGACAAGGCCGACCCGCAGGTCGCCAAGGACGTCGCCCAGCACATCGCCGCCTTCGCGCCGAAGTACCTGAGCCGCGACGAGATCGACGCCGAGACGGTCGAGAACGAGCGCCGTGTCGCCGAGGCCACCGCCCGCGAGGAGGGCAAGCCCGAGGCCGCCCTGGCGCGCATCGTCGAGGGCCGCGTCAACGGCTTCTTCAAGGAGAACGTCGTCGTCGAGCAGGCGTTCGCCAAGGACGCGAAGAAGACCGTACAGAAGGTGCTGGACGAGGCCGGAGTGACGCTGAAGGGCTTCGCCCGCTTCCGTGTCGGCGTCTGAGCAGCGAATGACCGACGGCCCCGCTAGGGTCGTACGCGGTCGGCCGCCCGCCGGCCGGCCGCAGAGGTGACGAGGAGGCCATTGCCGTACAGGGAACCCTTGAGGACCCTCGGCAGTGGCCTCCTCAGTACGTGCACGAGGAGAATTCCATGGACGATGGCGCCGACAAAGCCCACGACACAGCCGGCCACGGCACCCGCAACGGTGTCGCGCCCCGCCGCTATCTGCTGAAGCTGTCCGGCGAGGCGTTCGCCGGAGGAGGAGGGCTCGGCGTCGACCCGGACGTCGTGCACGCCATCGCCAGGGAGATCGCCGCCGTCGTCAGGGACGGGTACGAGCTCGCACTCGTGGTCGGCGGCGGCAACTTCTTCCGCGGCGCCGAACTCCAGCAGCGCGGCATGGACCGCGCCCGCTCGGACTACATGGGCATGCTCGGCACCGTGATGAACTGCCTCGCCCTCCAGGACTTCCTGGAGAAGGAGGGCATCGAGACCCGGGTGCAGACCGCCATCACCATGGGACAGGTCGCCGAGCCGTACATCCCGCTGCGCGCGGTCCGGCATCTGGAGAAGGGCCGCGTCGTGATCTTCGGCGCCGGTATGGGCATGCCCTACTTCTCCACCGACACCACCGCCGCCCAGCGCGCGCTGGAGATCGACGCCGCGGCCATGCTGATGGGCAAGAACGGGGTCGACGGGGTCTACGACTCCGACCCCAAGCACAACCCGGACGCGGTGCGCTTCGACGCCCTTGAGTACAGCGAGGTGATCGCCCGGGACCTGCGGGTCGCCGATCTCACCGCGATCACCCTGTGCCAGGACAACAAGCTGCCGATCCTCGTCTTCGAGCTGCTCGCCGAGGGCAACATCGCGCGGGCGGTCAAGGGTGAGAAGATCGGCACGCTGGTCAACGACCGGGGTACCCGGGAGTAACGGCGGCCGGGGCACCGCGCCCCCGACACGCCCCGCCCGTCCGGTACGGGGATGGACAACAGGCTGCCCGGTCGGACACCGTGCAGGAAGACGCGCGCAGGGACCAGGCTCTGCCTTCCGAAAACCAGGAGCACATGGTGATTGAAGAAACCCTCCTTGAGGCCGAGGAGAAGATGGAGAAGGCCGTCGTCGTCGCCAAGGACGACTTCGCGGCGATCCGTACGGGCCGTGCGCACCCGGCGATGTTCAACAAGATCGTGGCCGAGTACTACGGCGCCATCACCCCGATCAACCAGCTCGCCTCCTTCGCGGTGCCCGAGCCGCGGATGGCCGTGATCACCCCCTTCGACAGCAGCAGCCTGCGCAACATCGAAGAGGCGATCCGCAACTCCGACCTCGGGGTCAACCCGAGCAACGACGGCCGCATCATCCGGGTGGTCTTCCCGCAGCTCACCGAGGAGCGCCGGCGGGACTACATCAAGGTCGCCAAGACCAAGGGCGAGGACGCCAAGATCTCCATCCGCAGCGTCCGCCGCAAGGCCAAGGAGACCCTCGACAAGCTCGTCAAGGACGGCGAGTCCGGCGAGGACGAGGTGCGCCGCGCTGAGAAGGAGCTGGACGACATCACGTCCAAGTACGTGGGCCAGGTCGACGAGCTGCTCAAGCACAAGGAAGCCGAGCTGCTGGAGGTCTGACCGGCCCGCTCCGGCAGCGGGCGGCCTCCGCCCGCGGCCCTGCGGAAGACCGCCCGCGCCCCCCGGCGGCGTGGCCGCGCCCGTATCCACCGGGTCCGCGCCCGTACCACCGGGCGGGTGCGCCTGTGCCCGTACTGCCCCGACCATCCATCCCATCACCGGCCCACCACCCGACGACGACGCGAGGCGAAGCTCCGTGAACGACTCTTCCTGGGGCGCTTCGCCACGCGCCGGGCACGCGGGAGACACCGCATATCCGGCGGGTTCCCCCGCCGAACCCGGGACCAGGAGGAAGACTCCTTCCATGCCGCCACCGCCGCCTTCCCCGGAACCGCAGCCCGCGCCCGCGAAGAAGTCCGCCGGGCGGAATCTGCGGGCCGCGATAGGGGTGGGGGTCGGCCTCGGCGCGATCATCGTCGCGGCGCTCTTCATCGTGAAGGCGGTCTTCGTCGGCGTCGTCGTGGTCGCCGTCGTGATCGGCCTGTGGGAGCTGACCTCGCGGCTGGCCGAGCGCAAGGACATCCACGCGGCGCAGATCCCGCTCACCGTCGGCGGCGCCGGGATGGTCGTCGCCGGATACGTCAGCGGCGCCGACGGGGCCTGGGTGGTCATGGCGCTGACCGCGCTGGCCGTCCTGGTCTGGCGGATGGCCCAGCCGCCGGAGAACTATCTGCGCGACGTCACGGCCGGGATCTTCGCCGCCTTCTACGTCCCCTTCCTCGCCACCTTCGTGGTGATGATGCTCGCCGCGGACGACGGCCCACGCCGGGTCCTGGTCTTCCTGCTGCTCACCGTGATCAGCGACACCGGCGCCTACGCGGTCGGCTGGCGCTTCGGCCGGCACAAGCTCGCGCCGCGGATCAGCCCCGGCAAGACCCGCGAGGGCCTGTTCGGCGCGATCTCCTTCGCCATGGTGGCCGGGGCCCTGCTGATGCAGTACGTCATCGACGACGGCCGCTGGTGGCAGGGCCTGCTGCTGGGCCTCGCCGCCGCCGTCAGCGCCACGCTCGGCGACCTCGGCGAGTCCATGATCAAGC
It encodes the following:
- the tsf gene encoding translation elongation factor Ts, translated to MANFTAADVKKLRELTAAGMMDCKNALVEAEGDLDKAVEILRVKGQKGVTKREGRSASNGAVVSQIAADNSEGVLVELKCETDFVAKGDKFIVVADAIAAHVTASKPADIAALLGSEIKDGQTVQAFVDEANATLGEKIVLDRFAQFSGAYVTSYLHRTSPDLPPQVGVLVELDKADPQVAKDVAQHIAAFAPKYLSRDEIDAETVENERRVAEATAREEGKPEAALARIVEGRVNGFFKENVVVEQAFAKDAKKTVQKVLDEAGVTLKGFARFRVGV
- the pyrH gene encoding UMP kinase, giving the protein MDDGADKAHDTAGHGTRNGVAPRRYLLKLSGEAFAGGGGLGVDPDVVHAIAREIAAVVRDGYELALVVGGGNFFRGAELQQRGMDRARSDYMGMLGTVMNCLALQDFLEKEGIETRVQTAITMGQVAEPYIPLRAVRHLEKGRVVIFGAGMGMPYFSTDTTAAQRALEIDAAAMLMGKNGVDGVYDSDPKHNPDAVRFDALEYSEVIARDLRVADLTAITLCQDNKLPILVFELLAEGNIARAVKGEKIGTLVNDRGTRE
- the frr gene encoding ribosome recycling factor; the encoded protein is MIEETLLEAEEKMEKAVVVAKDDFAAIRTGRAHPAMFNKIVAEYYGAITPINQLASFAVPEPRMAVITPFDSSSLRNIEEAIRNSDLGVNPSNDGRIIRVVFPQLTEERRRDYIKVAKTKGEDAKISIRSVRRKAKETLDKLVKDGESGEDEVRRAEKELDDITSKYVGQVDELLKHKEAELLEV
- a CDS encoding phosphatidate cytidylyltransferase: MHPITGPPPDDDARRSSVNDSSWGASPRAGHAGDTAYPAGSPAEPGTRRKTPSMPPPPPSPEPQPAPAKKSAGRNLRAAIGVGVGLGAIIVAALFIVKAVFVGVVVVAVVIGLWELTSRLAERKDIHAAQIPLTVGGAGMVVAGYVSGADGAWVVMALTALAVLVWRMAQPPENYLRDVTAGIFAAFYVPFLATFVVMMLAADDGPRRVLVFLLLTVISDTGAYAVGWRFGRHKLAPRISPGKTREGLFGAISFAMVAGALLMQYVIDDGRWWQGLLLGLAAAVSATLGDLGESMIKRDLGIKDMGTLLPGHGGIMDRLDSLLPTAPVVWLLLVAFVGKG